The proteins below are encoded in one region of Salvelinus fontinalis isolate EN_2023a chromosome 10, ASM2944872v1, whole genome shotgun sequence:
- the LOC129863293 gene encoding fibrinogen alpha chain-like, whose product MDIRKLHLSFKVLYSSPSGTWHSGKLAQREPGSAGTWLSGNLAQREPGSAGTWLSGKLAQREPGTAGTWLSGNLAQRELAQRELAQREPGTAGTWHSGNLAQREPGSAGTWLSGNLAQREPGSAGTWHSGNLAQREPGTAGTWHSGNLAQREPGSAVTWHSGNLAQREPGTAGTWHSGNLAQREPGTAGTWHSGNLAQREPGTAGTWHSGNLAQREPGTAGTWHSGNLAQR is encoded by the exons ATGGATATACGCAAACTACATCTAAGCTTTAAAGTGCTCTACAGTTCACCTT CGGGAACCTGGCACAGCGGTAAACTGGCTCAGCGGGAACCTGGCTCAGCGGGAACCTGGCTCAGCGGGAACCTGGCTCAGCGGGAACCTGGCTCAGCGGGAACCTGGCTCAGCGGTAAACTGGCTCAGCGGGAACCTGGCACAGCGGGAACCTGGCTCAGCGGGAACCTGGCACAGCGGGAACTGGCACAGCGGGAACTGGCACAGCGGGAACCTGGCACAGCGGGAACCTGGCACAGCGGGAACCTGGCTCAGCGGGAACCTGGCTCAGCGGGAACCTGGCTCAGCGGGAACCTGGCTCAGCGGGAACCTGGCTCAGCGGGAACCTGGCACAGCGGGAACCTGGCACAGCGGGAACCTGGCACAGCGGGAACCTGGCACAGCGGGAACCTGGCTCAGCGGGAACCTGGCTCAGCGGTAACCTGGCACAGCGGGAACCTGGCACAGCGGGAACCTGGCACAGCGGGAACCTGGCACAGCGGGAACCTGGCACAGCGGGAACCTGGCACAGCGGGAACCTGGCACAGCGGGAACCTGGCACAGCGGGAACCTGGCACAGCGGGAACCTGGCACAGCGGGAACCTGGCACAGCGGGAACCTGGCACAGCGGGAACCTGGCACAGCGGTAACCTGGCTCAGCGGTAA